Below is a window of Equus quagga isolate Etosha38 chromosome 1, UCLA_HA_Equagga_1.0, whole genome shotgun sequence DNA.
TTAAATGACCTTCAGTCACTTGGGATCTAATTTCATTCAGGCATTTTAACAAATAGTGCTAGTGAAGAGTGTTGAAAACAACTATTAAAACTTGTGGAATTCTTTAAGTCTACAAATTTGGTATTATGGGAGCTAGACTTATGgcattattttcttgattttccgTAAAACTTAAGTAAAACATTACCTCTGTAGGacaaataatgcaaaataattgAGGTCTATTTGGCTTTAGACAGTACCATATGGATCGACTCTAAAGAAGTATTATAACCGAAAGTtctatataatgaaaaataacctAATGTTAAGAGATTGAGTACAGATTTGAGATCTAGTAACATATTaaagttttagagttttctatatttgACAGACATAAtgttattgattttgttttgttttcgctTAAATAGATTCTGTAGACCTATTCATAAACCTGCTGTAAAGAGTTATTGGTTAAAATCATTTAAGCAGTCTTAAAAAATCGTTCCAGTTGGCACATAACTGGATGACTTCTCATCCTAAATAAGatgataaaaaatatcaaatggtATGTTTTTGAGTTCCAGCTGCAACGCCCTTGACGTGGACTGGATGGAATGTTAtctcttaaaatatctttcaatgaATATTGTTTGTTAGAAAAGCATCATTTCTTTGCCAAGAAGGAAATATCTTGGaatttagaaaactgaaaatatggcTCTACATGATAGACTGACAATACTTAATGAACTTGTATTCAAACGTCTAACTTCAGTTTGACACCCACTAGACATCAATAAGTAATATTCAATTGGCTACCcgtgagaaaatattttttttcccactcttgGTTACTAAGAGGAAGGACTTTCCTAGGCATACTCCTGACCACTGTCCAATCCTTTTCCTCACACAGCTCCCCTGGAGGCGGGCAAATTTACTTGGTGGTAACATCAGGAAGAATAAcctgactcttctttctcctgggaGTTAGCCTGATGGCAAAGGGCATGAGTTCTGCATTCCTCCATGACAAAGATCTTACCTGGGGAGGCCACAATCCAATAGTGCCTGCAGCTGAGCAGACAAGGCTGCCTCGTTCTGGGGTTTACTCTTAACAAGCCCACTTACCATCAGACCTAAAGATGTGTGCTCCAACATGGCCTCGTTCAGtagtaaaaatgatattttagccttcatatttgctcttttttttctaattgttttcaaaATCTGGGCAGAAGAGAGGGTTGTTATTTACTGGGCACCCTCTTGGAGAACCCAACATTACTCATCACTTAAGTCTTTTCTTAAATAAAGTTCAAAGACTTAATACAGGGTTTAGGTATCCATAAAAGAGATATTCCTTAAAACACCCGTGAGAGAATGTGAAGGGGGTCagtagaggaaacagaaagtataattaaattttaaggttattaatttttttcttcaaagtaccAATATGCAAAAATACAGTTTTCAGTGATACAAAAAGGGTCACTTCCTCCCTGGGGAGATGAGTTTTTTGAACATTCAGTGATATTTACCTAATTGAATTCAATCTCTAACACAGGTCACTGACGCAGAAAGGACTAGAGCAGTGTAATGACTATGACTGAACCTTACTTCAGCAAATATTGGTTTCGAGGAAAAGACTTGGCCTTATAGAATATAGCAAATCTGCCACCACATTCACCATCtgatctgaaaaattaaaatcaaaatttttctttgcttacaGGTTGCAATTAAAATCGACTTTGATTTGGCACCAGGTTCCTTTGATGATCAGTACCAAGGCTGCAGCCAAGAGGTCATGGAGGCACTAAATCAAGGAGATTATTTCACAAAAGAACTAAAAGCCAGTAGGAATTATTTCAATGTCTGGCAGAAAGCCCACTTAACCttgctgaatcaagaaaaagcTCTCCCCAAGAACATGAATATCACACAGGCTGTGGCTGTTTTGCTTTATTCATCAAACGACAACGTTCGCTCAGACTTTGCTAGAGCCATGGCCAGTGCTGCTATGTCTCCAGAGCAGTATGAACATTCATTCTGTTTCAAATATCTACACTACTACCTGACCACTGCAATCCAGTTGCTGAGGGAAGACATTGTCAGGAAGAATGACTCTCTGTGTTATGAGGTGCATCATGAGGTGAAGAATGTCTCCTGGAAAGCCTACACAGGCGCCATTATTCGATTTGGCCAAttcctctccacctcccttcTAAGAGAAGAGGCACAGAAGTTTGGGAACGAAACTCTGTTTACCATATTTACCTGCCTGGGTGCACCTCTACAAGACTTCTCTCTCAAGAAGGTCCTGGTCCCTCCCTATGAGTTGTTTAAAGTTGTAAATATGAGCTACCACCCAAGAGGAAATTGGTTGCAGTTGCGATCAACTGGGAACCAGAGCACATATAACTGTCAGCTACTAAAAGGTATTATTATTGATCTAAGCTGAATCCGCTCTTATCAGGATCACAGAGCACTATTCTTttataaaagctatttttctgAGTGGGCTTGGTGGAAAAAggccaaaaacaagaaaattggcTTTTAGTAATGGTAGAACTGAAAGAGTAGAGAAATGTTGCcttatttctctatttcccctctcttctttctcctcaactATCTCTAGGAAAATGTGTTTCTGCAACGGCACTAATGTGTGGGGCATTCTAGACAGAGAGCGCAAACCTCTACTGAAAAAGCGCATAAAATCTAGCATTTTTACCTTCTCCCTCAACGTTTTTCTTTTGTCATGGTCATTTCATGAAGAAGGAGTGCTAAAAGTAAAGGAGGAGGCAAGATTTATTTATGCATGTTTATCTATTAACCTTCTTCTATAATCCAGGAACTAGGATAGAGGCCCCATgtgatataaaacaaataaagcaaaataactaTCCTGGGAGGATCTTTAGTCtaatgagaaatggaaatatgaaCAGGTGTTTATACACAAAAGTACTAGGTAATACACCAGATATTTAGGCAATATGGCTGCCCAGTGCAGGAAGCTACTCATTCTCTTTGGGGAAAGTGGGGAAGGCTTTACAACAGAGGACCACAGGGGACTTGAAGTAGGAATGGGGGTTTTcagtgaaagaagagaggaaaagttaCGCCAAGCAGAAAACAGTATATGCTGGATCACAGAGATTTCAAACAGCCTGGGATTTTCAGGGGATCTCCATCATTACGGATGGCTGGAATGTAGGATGTGTAAGACTAGGAAGAGCTAGGAGTTAAAAGAGAGGAGGAGATTGACTGGGCCACGAGAGTTCTGATGGGGCCAAACTGTAAAATCTCCTATATTCCAAGCTAAGGACTTTTGAACTTCATGCTGTAGGTAAGGAGAAGTCATTAGAAGTTTTTAAGCAATGGAGCATCAATTAGATCAGTACTTTAGCGAGAGCTCTGATGATATTGTGAAAAATGAACTGAAGTGGAAGAAATTAGAGATAtcacaatacaaaataaaaattgttaagctctttttttagaaaaacatgtGGCTGGGgtcagccccggtggcctagtggttaagtttggcatgctccac
It encodes the following:
- the ART4 gene encoding ecto-ADP-ribosyltransferase 4; its protein translation is MKLQERRSTFNTSKGCPLTNRCRRILLPTSAAPAMGIWLLRGQLLLLLLSGLQRPTGSSEVAIKIDFDLAPGSFDDQYQGCSQEVMEALNQGDYFTKELKASRNYFNVWQKAHLTLLNQEKALPKNMNITQAVAVLLYSSNDNVRSDFARAMASAAMSPEQYEHSFCFKYLHYYLTTAIQLLREDIVRKNDSLCYEVHHEVKNVSWKAYTGAIIRFGQFLSTSLLREEAQKFGNETLFTIFTCLGAPLQDFSLKKVLVPPYELFKVVNMSYHPRGNWLQLRSTGNQSTYNCQLLKDSSIKCIPAPVVIASLSFLTSIFISSKYRA